A genomic region of Salinibacter pepae contains the following coding sequences:
- a CDS encoding glycosyltransferase family 117 protein produces the protein MNRKRIDRLTAGLVFLWALGLYVATVAPTVSFWDPGERIASAYTLQVMHPPGAPFYLLLGRLFAMLAPSQETVALAVNLLSVLASAGTVLLAHLVIVRLVRRWQGDRSALDTGPYVISLASGVVGAVAFSVSDSFWFNAGIAEVYALSTFFTALVVWLVLRWSDAARAEEAQRGGSRQPFQLNANRYLVLIAFLFGMATGVHLLSLLAFFFVAFIVFFTEFDREHWTSRQRWLRIVGAGAVASLLFFSIYPGLIVGLPSLFASVGAPFLTAIVLGLVLAYGVYATHQRRMPVANLAFMCVTVIFIGYASYALVFVRSATDPPIDMNDPDTIEKFISYLEREQYGDTPLLQGVTFNDETGQVSRRDGESTLFPRRHSVDPQHWKVYKRYDSDLEFFVDYQVGYMYVRYFLWNFSGRASDVQGAPWITGIPGLDQHANTQSLETPSEKESRNVYFALPLLLGLFGAFYHFGRDWRRAFSVFVLFFITGIGIIIYLNQTPMQPRERHYSYVGSFFAFSLWIGIGAGGVMQMAYESVRDSLSGVARLMPALGAGLLVFMAVPGWMTLENYGDHDRSENYVPRDYAHNMLTSVEENGILFTNGDNDTYPLWYLQTVEGVRKDVRVVNLSLLNTKWYVRQLKNEAAYASEPLPISLSEDRIDQLGYRRWKPKQMKLPVDTDALQSDLAAYLPDSSAASRLESPMAWELKGRPFRQDTRILQTADVVTYDMLRTNAQNGWSRPLYFAVTVARSGQLGLSNYFQLEGQAYRVLPIKHNSPLGRVIPGLTDERMADFRFTNLSDSTVYYNENARRMIDGYRLHYSHAAEQLGQKGHSDTAGRLLTDFTEAVPFSTIPADMQTLFFTARAYQSLGRTDKVAGLLADAEPMVFDRLRSASSRRRFSRALQYAGRVRSSYLKANQTGALESFDQELERVLADASFQVPARVRQAYGLASDSAREPSRMPAVPGAPPSTPSQQPDQPASNE, from the coding sequence ATGAATCGGAAGAGGATTGACCGTCTTACCGCTGGGCTCGTCTTTCTTTGGGCGCTCGGCCTGTACGTGGCGACCGTTGCACCGACCGTCTCGTTTTGGGACCCCGGGGAGCGCATCGCAAGTGCCTACACCCTCCAGGTAATGCACCCGCCGGGGGCACCGTTCTACCTGCTGTTGGGCCGGCTCTTCGCCATGCTGGCCCCGTCGCAGGAAACGGTCGCCCTGGCAGTCAACCTGCTCTCGGTCCTGGCCAGCGCCGGGACGGTCCTGCTCGCCCACCTGGTCATCGTCCGCCTCGTGCGGCGATGGCAGGGCGATCGGAGTGCGCTCGACACGGGGCCCTACGTCATTTCCCTCGCGAGCGGGGTGGTCGGGGCCGTGGCCTTTTCGGTGAGCGACTCCTTCTGGTTCAACGCGGGCATTGCCGAGGTCTACGCCCTCTCAACCTTCTTTACCGCGCTGGTCGTGTGGCTCGTGTTGCGGTGGAGCGACGCGGCCCGTGCGGAGGAGGCGCAGCGGGGCGGCAGCCGACAGCCGTTCCAACTCAACGCCAACCGCTACCTCGTCCTCATTGCCTTTCTTTTCGGCATGGCCACCGGGGTCCACCTCCTGAGCCTGCTGGCGTTCTTCTTCGTCGCGTTCATCGTGTTCTTTACGGAGTTTGACCGCGAGCACTGGACCTCCCGCCAGCGCTGGCTCCGCATCGTCGGGGCGGGGGCCGTCGCCTCCCTCCTGTTCTTCAGCATCTATCCGGGCCTCATCGTGGGGCTGCCCAGCCTCTTCGCGTCCGTCGGGGCCCCGTTCCTCACGGCAATCGTCCTCGGCCTCGTCCTCGCCTACGGGGTCTATGCCACCCACCAGCGGCGCATGCCGGTGGCCAACCTGGCCTTCATGTGCGTCACGGTGATCTTTATCGGCTACGCGTCCTACGCGCTCGTCTTCGTCCGGAGCGCGACCGATCCGCCGATCGACATGAACGACCCGGACACCATCGAGAAGTTCATCTCGTATCTGGAGCGGGAGCAGTACGGCGACACGCCGCTCCTGCAGGGCGTCACCTTCAACGACGAGACCGGCCAGGTGAGCCGCCGCGACGGCGAGTCGACCCTCTTCCCCCGGCGCCACTCCGTAGACCCTCAGCACTGGAAGGTCTACAAACGCTACGACTCCGACCTGGAGTTCTTCGTCGACTACCAGGTGGGGTACATGTACGTCCGGTACTTCCTCTGGAACTTCTCGGGGCGCGCGAGCGACGTGCAGGGGGCGCCCTGGATCACCGGCATCCCCGGGCTCGACCAGCACGCCAACACCCAATCGCTGGAGACCCCGAGCGAGAAGGAGTCGCGGAACGTGTACTTCGCCCTGCCGCTCCTTCTGGGGCTGTTCGGCGCCTTCTACCACTTCGGCCGCGACTGGCGGCGGGCATTTAGCGTCTTCGTGCTGTTCTTTATCACGGGCATCGGCATCATCATCTACCTGAACCAGACGCCGATGCAGCCGCGCGAGCGGCACTACTCGTACGTCGGGAGCTTTTTCGCCTTTAGCCTGTGGATCGGGATTGGGGCCGGGGGGGTGATGCAGATGGCCTACGAATCCGTCCGCGACTCGCTGTCCGGAGTCGCCCGGCTGATGCCGGCCCTCGGGGCCGGGCTGCTCGTCTTCATGGCCGTCCCCGGCTGGATGACGCTGGAGAACTACGGCGACCACGACCGCTCCGAGAACTACGTGCCGCGCGACTACGCGCACAACATGCTCACCAGCGTCGAGGAGAACGGCATTCTGTTCACCAACGGCGACAACGACACCTACCCGCTGTGGTACCTGCAGACCGTCGAGGGGGTGCGGAAGGACGTGCGCGTGGTGAACCTGTCGCTGCTGAACACGAAGTGGTACGTGCGCCAGCTCAAGAACGAGGCCGCGTACGCGTCGGAGCCCCTGCCCATCTCCCTGTCGGAGGACCGGATCGACCAACTGGGCTACCGGCGTTGGAAGCCCAAGCAGATGAAACTGCCGGTGGACACCGACGCCCTCCAGTCCGACCTTGCCGCCTACCTGCCCGACTCCTCCGCCGCCTCGCGCCTCGAAAGCCCAATGGCCTGGGAGCTGAAGGGCCGTCCGTTCCGGCAGGACACGCGCATCCTGCAGACCGCCGACGTGGTCACCTACGACATGCTGCGGACCAACGCGCAGAACGGATGGTCCCGCCCCCTGTACTTCGCCGTCACGGTGGCTCGCTCCGGACAGCTTGGCCTCAGCAACTACTTTCAACTGGAGGGCCAGGCCTACCGCGTGCTTCCCATCAAGCACAACAGCCCCCTCGGCCGGGTCATTCCGGGCCTGACCGACGAGCGCATGGCGGACTTCCGGTTCACCAACCTGAGTGACTCAACCGTCTACTACAACGAAAATGCACGGCGGATGATCGACGGGTATCGCCTGCACTACTCCCACGCCGCCGAACAGCTGGGGCAGAAGGGCCACTCGGACACCGCCGGGCGCCTCCTGACCGACTTTACGGAGGCGGTGCCGTTCTCGACCATCCCGGCCGACATGCAGACGCTCTTCTTTACCGCCCGGGCCTACCAGAGCCTGGGCCGAACCGACAAGGTGGCCGGCCTCCTCGCCGACGCCGAACCCATGGTGTTCGATCGGCTCCGGTCGGCAAGCTCGCGCCGCCGGTTCAGCCGGGCCC